In Antechinus flavipes isolate AdamAnt ecotype Samford, QLD, Australia chromosome 3, AdamAnt_v2, whole genome shotgun sequence, a genomic segment contains:
- the LSG1 gene encoding large subunit GTPase 1 homolog — protein sequence MGRKRVSGGGGVGLGRALIKERNLQNRSQRRRDPWLHTKELDEGGAWGRMDPRSVTEPTALEEFLATAELAGTEFVAEKLNVRFVPPEARTGLLPPEEELRVQALHQEHRGALRIPRRPPWDQGTSTEKLQQAERENFLEWRRQLGRLEEEQNLILTPFERNLDFWRQLWRVIERSDVVVQIVDARNPLLFRCEDLERYVKEVSREKENVILINKADLLTEEQRRAWAAFFEREGVKVIFWSALAEGIRLDPRSKEPAESSEEGEDWEDGAESMQRGASDLESPGGARQLPDEEEDEDESDWMSEEGDSEYEDCLEDDDHWQTCSEDDGGQEAESYGQSWQENRASGSLEQEPRGSGARVQNDHHLVEKQELLDLFKEMHSGKKVKEGQLTVGLVGYPNVGKSSTINTIFGNKKVSVSATPGHTKHFQTLYVEPDLCLCDCPGLVMPSFISTKAQMICCGILPIDQMRDHVPPISLICQNIPRHVLEATYGIHIIRPREDEDPDRAPTSEELLTAYGSMRGFMTAHGQPDQPRAARYILKDYVRGKLLYCHPPPGIEPADFQPQHEKLRRSRRRPEAQPLPLSHPKAKQIENVVDRAFFHQENVRALTRGVQAVMGHRPGGVPAGHTAGPGKPWKKHGNRNKREKVRRITRHLDA from the exons ATGGGTCGGAAGCGGGTGTCGGGCGGCGGCGGGGTCGGCCTAGGACGGGCCCTCATCAAGGAGCGCAACCTGCAGAACCGCAGCCAGCGGCGGCGAGACCCGTGG TTGCACACGAAGGAGTTGGACGAAGGGGGCGCCTGGGGCCGCATGGACCCGCGCTCCGTGACGGAGCCCACGGCCCTGGAGGAGTTCCTGGCCACGGCGGAGCTGGCCGGGACCGAGTTCGTGGCGG AGAAGCTGAACGTCCGCTTCGTGCCTCCCGAGGCCCGGACCGGGCTGCTGCCGCCGGAGGAGGAGCTGCGGGTGCAGGCTCTCCATCAGGAGCACCGGGGGGCCCTGCGCATCCCCCGCAG ACCCCCGTGGGACCAGGGCACCAGCACCGAGAAGCTGCAGCAGGCCGAGAGAGAGAACTTTCTGGAGTGGAGGCGGCAGCTGGGGCG GCTGGAAGAGGAGCAAAACCTGATTCTGACCCCATTTGAAAGAAACCTGGACTTTTGGCGCCAGCTCTGGAGGGTCATCGAGAGGAG TGATGTCGTCGTTCAGATAGTGGATGCTCGCAATCCCCTCCTGTTTCGTTGCGAAGACTTG GAGCGCTACGTGAAGGAAGTcagcagagaaaaggaaaacGTGATTCTGATCAACAAGGCCGACCTGCTGACGGAGGAGCAGCGCCGCGCCTGGGCCGCGTTCTTCGAGCGAGAAGGCGTGAAAGTGATTTTCTGGTCCGCTCTGGCTGAAGGCATCCGGCTGGACCCGAGATCAAAG GAACCAGCTGAGAGCTCCGAGGAGGGCGAAGACTGGGAAGATGGGGCCGAAAGCATGCAGAGGGGTGCCTCTGACCTGGAGTCCCCGGGGGGTGCACGGCAGCTCCCTGATGAGGAAGAGGACGAGGACGAGAGCGACTGGATGAGTGAAGAAGGGGACAGCGAATATGAGGATTGTCTTGAGGACGATGACCACTGGCAGACGTGCTCCGAGGACGACGGCGGCCAAGAAGCAGAGTCCTACGGCCAGAGCTGGCAGGAAAACAGAGCGAGTGGCAGCCTGGAGCAGGAGCCTCGGGGCAGCGGTGCCCGTGTGCAGAATGACCACCACCTCGTGGAAAAGCAGGAATTGCTGGACCTCTTCAAAGAGATGCATTCTGGGAAGAAGGTCAAGGAGGGGCAGCTCACTGTGGGGCTG GTGGGCTACCCCAACGTCGGAAAGAGCTCCACCATCAACACCATCTTCGGGAACAAGAAGGTGTCTGTGTCGGCCACGCCCGGACACACCAAACACTTCCAG ACGCTCTACGTGGAGCCCGACCTGTGTCTGTGCGACTGTCCCGGCCTGGTGATGCCCTCCTTCATCTCCACCAAGGCCCAGATGATCTGCTGCGGGATTCTGCCCATCGACCAGATGAGAGACCACGTGCCCCCCATCTCCCT CATTTGCCAGAACATCCCAAGACACGTCCTGGAGGCGACCTATGGGATTCACATCATACGGCCCCGAGAAGATGAAGACCCCGATCGGGCGCCCACCTCAGAGGAGCTTCTGACGGCTTACGGCA GCATGAGGGGATTCATGACTGCCCACGGACAGCCTGACCAGCCCCGAGCTGCTCGGTACATTCTCAAGGACTACGTGCGG GGCAAGCTGCTGTATTGCCACCCTCCTCCCGGCATTGAGCCCGCAGACTTTCAGCCACAGCACGAGAAACTGAGGCGCAGCCGGAGGCGCCCCGAGGCGCAGCCACTGCCCCTGAGCCACCCCAAGGCCAAGCAGATCGAGAACGTGGTCGACCGAGCCTTTTTCCACCAA GAGAACGTGCGGGCGCTGACCAGGGGCGTGCAGGCCGTGATGGGCCACAGGCCTGGGGGTGTCCCTGCCGGCCATACCGCGGGCCCTGGGAAACCCTGGAAGAAACACGGCAACCGCAACAAAAGAGAGAAGGTCCGCAGGATCACCAGGCACTTGGACGCCTGA